The Chthonomonadales bacterium genome includes a region encoding these proteins:
- a CDS encoding PD40 domain-containing protein, with the protein MSAAGSARRLTVAAFCLLAVLAAARARAGQGQPIRAAHYPALSPDGSALCFSYRGDLWSVAAGGGAATRLTVHLAYDAYPRWSPDGRWIAFSSNRDGNYDVFLVPAVGGEARQVTCHPADDVVCDWSPDGSRILFSSQRDGRFPDLYTVGVQDRRLARLTHDDTPCQYACFEADGQGVVYARGGQPWWRPAYRGSRNTDVYALAGPAAAPVARARSAGYDGWPLVSRRPGTVYFVSDRSGTANLWRMDGRAEPRAVTDHRGDGVRFPTIARDGSRIAYEYAFGIWTLDTKPGSRPAELRIYAPSDRPDTPTRHEVLGDGASDLAVSPDGSALAFALRGDIWTCKAAGGDCRRLTSTSAPEYEPAWSPDGRRIACAAARNGSLDIVSVDVETRAETPLAADAANETRPAFAPDGRFLAYVRQGGASPGLCVAPLGPDGGAPKEPAALVAPGNIGPFAWAPDSRWLCYARRDATSTTDLWVVPAVGGTPVNVTRYPGMNGGPAWTRDGRHLLFVSTRGVPPRAGPPNLLKLELAPTPDASSARRPADPPGDEGAVGGPAAQAQRPRPVAPTAPEPGQPGLPPSPPIPPRASAVRIEMDGIEDRARPLTSFRDGVTEFAVAPDARTVAFAAAVGGQPAWWLADVATGAVMRVAPAPSLAGSPEWLPDGSALVYLGRGGTLHRLARGSAAASDIAFRATLDTDERVQRLEAFREAWRVLRDRFYDASMHGKDWSALRAKYEPLVAETVTTEDYRWLLVSMLGELNASHVGATPPGQGGGPRPFAAELGLRFDEAYAGPGLRVAEVLSDGPTDEAGSHVYAGEYVMAVDGKPVTFGEGLYEAIRDSADSTVTLTVGMRPTADGARSVKVRPASAARTRGLEQERWVRAKRREVERLSGGAVAYLCIRQMDRSSLDRFERELFGDAQAARGLVIDVRYNPGGRIHDELLEMLARRPHVYEVPRDGERASQPFRIWDRPVALLVNEYSASDAEVFANGFRTLKLGRIVGVPTYGGVIGTSSVRLLDGTTLRVPTTGWFTADGANLENRGVAPDVEVPDVPAAAPSRGDAQLDAAVRIVLDAMRDAK; encoded by the coding sequence ATGAGCGCGGCCGGGAGCGCGCGGCGCCTCACCGTCGCGGCCTTCTGCCTTCTCGCCGTCCTCGCGGCGGCGCGCGCTCGGGCCGGGCAGGGGCAGCCGATCCGCGCGGCGCACTACCCGGCGCTCTCCCCGGACGGGAGCGCGCTCTGCTTCTCGTACCGCGGCGACCTCTGGAGCGTTGCCGCGGGCGGCGGCGCTGCGACGCGGCTTACGGTGCACCTTGCCTACGATGCCTACCCGCGCTGGTCACCCGATGGCCGATGGATCGCGTTCTCCTCGAACCGCGACGGCAACTACGATGTGTTCCTCGTGCCGGCCGTGGGCGGCGAGGCCCGCCAGGTGACCTGCCACCCCGCAGACGACGTGGTGTGCGACTGGTCGCCGGACGGCAGCCGGATCCTCTTCTCGTCGCAGCGCGATGGCCGATTCCCGGACCTCTACACGGTCGGTGTGCAGGATCGGCGCCTCGCGCGACTCACGCACGACGACACGCCCTGCCAGTACGCTTGCTTCGAGGCGGACGGCCAGGGTGTCGTCTACGCGCGGGGCGGTCAGCCCTGGTGGCGCCCGGCTTACCGGGGCAGCCGCAACACCGACGTGTACGCGCTCGCCGGGCCGGCCGCCGCGCCGGTTGCCCGCGCCCGGAGCGCCGGCTACGACGGCTGGCCCCTCGTGTCGCGCCGGCCCGGCACGGTTTACTTCGTTAGCGACCGCTCGGGTACCGCGAACCTCTGGCGCATGGACGGTCGCGCGGAGCCGCGCGCCGTCACCGACCATCGCGGCGACGGCGTGCGGTTCCCGACCATCGCCCGCGACGGCAGCCGCATCGCCTACGAGTATGCCTTCGGCATCTGGACGCTCGACACGAAGCCTGGCTCGCGCCCGGCCGAGCTTCGCATCTACGCTCCCTCCGATCGGCCCGACACCCCGACGCGCCACGAGGTGCTCGGCGATGGCGCCTCCGACCTGGCGGTCTCACCGGATGGCTCGGCCCTGGCGTTCGCGCTGCGCGGCGACATATGGACCTGCAAGGCCGCTGGCGGGGACTGCCGACGGCTAACGAGCACGAGCGCGCCGGAGTACGAGCCGGCCTGGTCGCCAGACGGCAGGCGCATCGCCTGTGCGGCCGCGCGCAATGGGAGCCTGGACATCGTCTCCGTCGACGTTGAGACGCGCGCCGAGACGCCACTGGCCGCCGATGCGGCGAACGAGACGCGGCCCGCGTTCGCGCCGGACGGGCGGTTCCTGGCCTACGTGCGGCAGGGGGGCGCGAGCCCGGGGCTCTGCGTGGCTCCCCTCGGCCCCGACGGCGGGGCTCCGAAAGAGCCGGCTGCTCTCGTGGCGCCCGGCAACATCGGTCCGTTCGCGTGGGCGCCGGACTCCAGGTGGCTGTGCTACGCGCGGCGTGACGCCACGAGCACCACCGACCTCTGGGTAGTCCCGGCCGTGGGAGGCACGCCCGTCAACGTAACCCGCTACCCCGGCATGAACGGCGGGCCGGCGTGGACGCGCGATGGACGCCATCTGCTCTTCGTCTCGACGCGGGGTGTGCCGCCGCGTGCCGGGCCGCCGAACCTGCTGAAGTTGGAGTTGGCGCCGACGCCCGACGCGAGCAGCGCGCGCCGGCCGGCCGATCCGCCTGGTGACGAAGGCGCGGTGGGCGGCCCCGCGGCGCAGGCGCAGCGCCCCCGGCCGGTGGCGCCGACCGCGCCGGAGCCGGGCCAGCCCGGTCTACCGCCGTCTCCGCCGATCCCGCCGCGTGCCTCGGCGGTACGGATCGAGATGGACGGCATCGAGGACCGCGCCCGCCCGCTGACCTCCTTTCGCGACGGGGTGACGGAGTTCGCCGTGGCGCCGGACGCTCGCACGGTCGCGTTCGCCGCCGCGGTCGGGGGACAGCCGGCCTGGTGGTTGGCGGATGTCGCGACCGGGGCCGTCATGCGAGTCGCGCCGGCCCCGAGCCTTGCCGGGAGCCCGGAGTGGCTGCCGGACGGCTCGGCATTGGTCTACCTGGGACGCGGCGGGACCCTTCATCGCCTTGCGCGCGGCTCGGCGGCGGCGTCCGACATCGCGTTCCGCGCGACGCTCGACACGGACGAGCGCGTCCAGCGCCTCGAGGCCTTCCGTGAGGCATGGCGCGTGCTGCGCGATCGCTTCTACGACGCCTCCATGCATGGGAAGGACTGGTCGGCGCTACGCGCGAAGTACGAGCCCTTGGTGGCGGAGACGGTGACGACGGAGGACTACCGCTGGCTGCTGGTTTCCATGCTCGGTGAGCTCAACGCCTCCCACGTGGGGGCCACGCCGCCCGGCCAGGGTGGCGGGCCGAGGCCCTTCGCCGCGGAGCTTGGCCTGCGGTTCGACGAGGCGTACGCCGGGCCCGGCCTTCGCGTGGCCGAGGTGCTGTCGGACGGCCCCACCGACGAGGCAGGCTCGCACGTCTACGCTGGCGAGTATGTGATGGCGGTCGACGGCAAGCCGGTCACCTTCGGCGAGGGGCTCTACGAGGCGATCCGGGACTCGGCGGACTCGACAGTAACGCTGACCGTGGGCATGCGGCCGACGGCGGACGGCGCCCGGAGCGTGAAGGTGCGCCCGGCCTCGGCGGCGCGCACTCGCGGGCTCGAGCAGGAGCGCTGGGTGAGGGCCAAGCGCCGTGAGGTAGAACGGCTGAGCGGTGGGGCCGTGGCGTACCTGTGCATCCGGCAGATGGACCGTTCGAGCCTCGATCGCTTCGAGCGCGAGCTGTTCGGCGACGCGCAGGCCGCCCGCGGACTCGTGATCGACGTTCGCTACAACCCGGGCGGCCGGATCCACGACGAGCTGCTGGAGATGCTGGCCCGGCGTCCGCATGTCTACGAGGTCCCGCGTGACGGTGAGCGCGCCTCCCAGCCGTTTCGCATCTGGGACCGGCCCGTGGCGCTGCTGGTGAACGAGTACTCCGCCAGCGACGCCGAGGTGTTCGCCAACGGGTTCCGCACGCTTAAGCTGGGCCGGATCGTTGGCGTGCCCACCTACGGCGGCGTAATCGGGACCAGTTCCGTGCGGTTGCTGGACGGCACGACGCTTCGCGTGCCGACGACCGGGTGGTTCACAGCGGACGGCGCCAACCTGGAGAATCGCGGCGTCGCCCCGGACGTGGAGGTGCCCGACGTGCCGGCGGCGGCCCCGTCGAGGGGCGACGCACAACTCGATGCCGCCGTTCGCATCGTGCTCGACGCCATGCGCGACGCGAAGTAG
- the ruvB gene encoding Holliday junction branch migration DNA helicase RuvB, translating into MDDERIVDPHHLSDDEGEPSLRPRRLAEFIGQPTIRENLRIAVDAARGRGDSLDHTLLYGPPGLGKTTLSLVCAHEMDASVRTTSGPAIERPGDLAAVLTNLEAGSILFIDEIHRLNRAVEEILYPAMEDFTLDLVIGKGPSARTMRLPLPPFTLIGATTRAGLLSSPLRDRFGMHFYFEFYDVDDLTTIVRRSAGILGVAVSPDGAVEIARRARGTPRIANRLLRRCRDYAQVRADGTVRRETADDTMRLLQIDALGLDDFDRKYLRAIAEKYEGGPVGVETMAAALGEERDTIEDVCEPFLMQLGFVQRTQRGRYITRSGCEHLGLTYRERGGDGGQGRLL; encoded by the coding sequence ATGGACGACGAACGCATCGTGGATCCGCATCATCTGAGCGACGACGAGGGCGAGCCGAGCCTGCGCCCGCGCCGGCTCGCCGAGTTCATCGGACAGCCAACTATCCGCGAGAACCTTCGCATAGCGGTCGACGCCGCGCGCGGGCGCGGCGATTCGCTCGACCACACCCTGCTCTACGGGCCTCCGGGCCTCGGCAAGACGACGCTCAGCCTAGTCTGCGCGCACGAGATGGATGCATCGGTCCGCACCACATCCGGGCCCGCCATCGAGCGGCCGGGCGACCTCGCCGCCGTGCTCACGAACCTCGAGGCCGGGAGCATCCTGTTCATCGACGAGATCCACCGCCTCAATCGAGCCGTGGAGGAGATCCTCTACCCCGCGATGGAGGACTTCACCCTCGACCTGGTGATCGGGAAGGGGCCGAGTGCGCGCACGATGCGCCTTCCCCTGCCTCCGTTCACGCTGATCGGCGCGACGACGCGCGCCGGCCTGCTCTCCTCGCCCCTTCGCGACCGCTTCGGGATGCACTTCTACTTCGAGTTCTACGACGTCGATGACCTGACGACCATCGTGCGGCGCTCAGCGGGCATCCTTGGCGTGGCGGTGTCGCCGGACGGCGCGGTCGAGATCGCTCGGCGGGCGCGCGGCACGCCCCGCATCGCCAATCGTCTGCTACGGCGGTGCCGTGACTACGCGCAGGTGCGCGCGGACGGCACCGTGAGGCGCGAGACGGCGGACGACACCATGCGCCTCCTGCAGATCGATGCCCTCGGCCTCGACGACTTCGACCGCAAGTACCTGCGCGCGATCGCTGAGAAGTATGAGGGCGGCCCGGTCGGCGTCGAGACGATGGCGGCCGCGCTCGGTGAGGAGCGAGACACGATCGAGGACGTGTGCGAGCCGTTTCTGATGCAGCTTGGCTTCGTACAGCGCACGCAGCGCGGCCGCTACATTACGCGGTCCGGCTGCGAGCACCTGGGGCTCACCTACCGCGAACGCGGCGGCGACGGAGGGCAGGGCCGCCTGCTCTGA